In Mycobacterium sp. 050128, one genomic interval encodes:
- a CDS encoding CaiB/BaiF CoA transferase family protein has product MQKPMTGVRVLEVAQFTFVPSAGAVLADWGADVIKIENPVTGDAQRGLVTVAGHSATTPGVSFSPTVEAPNRGKRSVGLSLALKQTRPVFEELVRRSDVFLTSLLPQARAKLRIDLDEVRRINPSIVYVAGSGFGSEGPDREMGAHDATAFWARAGNADGVTPTESEVPTGMPAGAFGDNMGGITIAGAVAAALYGRQSTGQTSVVDVSLLAVGAWANQSSVNLAMLYGCPLPKIDQRMQAPGNPLTGAYRCSDGRFIQLAMLQPSRYWTPVCRLFGLDAAAADERFASLESLAAKADDAAALLADAIGSRTFDECTRLLSLLKGQWSPVQDAWEVAHDESLIANGRIADLRDAQGNQQRLVANPVKFDEAAAHLTRAPMFAEHTDEVLRELGMNDDDLIELKIEGAIT; this is encoded by the coding sequence ATGCAGAAACCGATGACCGGTGTGCGCGTCCTCGAGGTCGCGCAATTCACCTTCGTGCCGTCCGCCGGCGCGGTCCTCGCCGACTGGGGTGCCGACGTCATCAAGATCGAGAACCCGGTAACAGGAGATGCGCAACGGGGACTCGTCACCGTCGCCGGCCACTCCGCCACCACACCGGGAGTGTCGTTCTCTCCCACGGTCGAGGCCCCCAACCGCGGTAAGCGCAGTGTCGGACTATCTCTGGCGTTGAAACAGACTCGGCCAGTGTTCGAGGAACTCGTCCGGCGCAGCGACGTCTTCCTGACCAGCTTGCTGCCGCAGGCGCGGGCGAAATTACGGATCGACCTGGACGAGGTACGGCGTATCAATCCGTCGATCGTCTACGTCGCGGGCAGTGGATTCGGGAGCGAGGGGCCCGACCGTGAGATGGGCGCGCACGACGCGACGGCGTTCTGGGCGCGCGCCGGCAACGCCGATGGAGTCACGCCGACGGAATCCGAAGTGCCGACGGGCATGCCGGCGGGCGCGTTCGGCGACAACATGGGCGGCATCACCATCGCGGGCGCGGTCGCGGCCGCACTGTACGGTCGGCAATCGACTGGGCAAACGTCGGTCGTCGACGTTTCGCTGCTCGCGGTCGGGGCATGGGCCAACCAGTCCAGCGTCAACCTCGCGATGCTCTACGGATGTCCGCTGCCGAAGATCGACCAGCGCATGCAAGCCCCGGGCAACCCGCTTACCGGCGCCTACCGATGCTCGGACGGCCGCTTCATCCAGCTTGCGATGCTCCAGCCCAGCAGGTACTGGACTCCGGTGTGCCGACTGTTCGGACTCGACGCAGCCGCCGCGGACGAGCGATTCGCCTCGCTCGAATCGTTGGCGGCCAAAGCCGATGACGCCGCCGCGTTGCTCGCCGACGCGATCGGATCGCGGACCTTCGACGAATGCACGCGACTGCTGAGCCTTCTCAAGGGCCAGTGGTCTCCGGTGCAGGACGCCTGGGAGGTCGCCCACGACGAGTCGTTGATCGCCAATGGGCGCATCGCCGACCTTCGGGATGCCCAGGGCAATCAGCAACGGCTGGTGGCGAACCCGGTGAAGTTCGATGAGGCGGCGGCCCACCTGACCCGGGCGCCGATGTTCGCCGAGCACACCGATGAGGTGCTGCGGGAGCTCGGCATGAACGACGACGACTTGATCGAACTGAAGATCGAGGGCGCCATCACCTGA
- a CDS encoding thioesterase family protein: protein MEDSSAKPARSAPTCFFVADGNAYVPTRLTRGPWGPSISGNYVGGLLGRAVEQEVDDIDMQPARLTVDLLRPVAVQPVQMHSSVVRDGRRLRVVDAVMTQNDVVVARASALFLRRSEHAVDTVWTSPISMPSVPAEPDVLADDVPMVLHSFGRDPVAGSPGVGVTEWRHHGQKFVWLRETKLLVDDEPLSPFTRAVMAADVTSSLTHWGTEGLQFINADYTVTLSRLPQGVYIGLASVTHYSHAGVATGVATLFDDKGPIGSGMATALANPGFTPPPSIVSG, encoded by the coding sequence GTGGAGGACTCATCAGCGAAGCCGGCCCGCTCCGCGCCGACCTGCTTCTTCGTCGCCGACGGAAACGCTTACGTACCAACCCGATTGACGCGGGGGCCCTGGGGTCCGTCGATCAGCGGTAACTACGTCGGCGGGTTGCTGGGGCGCGCGGTCGAGCAAGAAGTCGACGACATCGACATGCAGCCCGCCCGGCTGACGGTGGATCTGCTGCGGCCGGTGGCGGTGCAACCCGTGCAGATGCACTCGTCGGTGGTGCGCGACGGCCGGCGACTTCGCGTGGTCGACGCGGTCATGACTCAGAACGACGTGGTGGTCGCTCGCGCCAGTGCGTTGTTCCTTCGCCGCAGCGAACATGCCGTGGACACGGTGTGGACGTCGCCGATCAGCATGCCCTCAGTACCGGCGGAGCCCGACGTGTTGGCTGACGATGTCCCCATGGTGCTGCATTCGTTCGGCCGGGACCCGGTCGCGGGCAGTCCGGGTGTCGGGGTCACCGAGTGGCGACACCATGGGCAGAAGTTCGTCTGGCTTCGGGAGACCAAGCTGCTTGTCGACGACGAGCCACTGTCGCCATTCACTCGCGCCGTCATGGCCGCGGATGTCACGAGTTCGTTAACCCATTGGGGCACTGAAGGTTTGCAATTCATCAACGCTGACTACACCGTCACGCTAAGCCGCTTGCCGCAAGGTGTCTACATCGGATTGGCGTCTGTAACGCACTACAGCCACGCCGGGGTCGCTACCGGCGTGGCGACGCTCTTCGACGACAAAGGACCAATCGGCAGCGGTATGGCAACGGCATTGGCGAACCCGGGATTCACGCCACCACCGTCGATAGTGTCGGGCTGA
- a CDS encoding alpha/beta fold hydrolase gives MTLPDLVLVHGGEHAGDCWDLVVAEIHREEPGLRTLAVDLPGHGNNPGDLATVTISEWVDSVVADIEEARLGDVVVVGHSMAGVTVPGVVAKLGPSRVREMILATAFVPPQGSSIADTLGGPLAVFARRAARIGRPMKIPTPAARWAFCNGMTPAQRRLAMSKLHAESARIPGEPVDRSGLPADVPRTWILTTRDRALSVASQHASIAALGGVDTVIPVDACHELMFSDPERLAQILIERCRLRG, from the coding sequence ATGACTCTGCCCGACCTGGTGCTCGTCCACGGCGGCGAGCACGCCGGCGACTGTTGGGATCTCGTTGTCGCCGAAATACACCGTGAAGAACCGGGATTGCGCACTCTCGCCGTGGATCTGCCCGGGCACGGCAACAACCCAGGTGACCTCGCGACCGTGACGATCTCCGAGTGGGTGGACTCCGTCGTCGCCGACATCGAGGAAGCGCGTCTGGGTGACGTCGTGGTCGTGGGCCACTCGATGGCGGGGGTAACGGTTCCCGGCGTCGTCGCTAAGCTCGGTCCCTCCCGGGTCCGAGAGATGATCCTCGCGACGGCATTCGTACCGCCTCAGGGTTCGTCCATCGCGGACACACTCGGCGGCCCGCTAGCGGTCTTCGCTCGGCGCGCCGCCCGTATCGGCAGACCCATGAAGATTCCAACGCCGGCGGCACGCTGGGCGTTCTGCAACGGCATGACCCCCGCGCAGCGCCGATTGGCGATGTCGAAGTTGCATGCTGAGTCAGCGCGCATACCCGGTGAGCCGGTGGACCGTAGCGGACTGCCCGCCGACGTCCCACGCACCTGGATACTGACCACCCGCGACCGGGCCCTGTCCGTGGCATCACAGCACGCAAGCATCGCCGCCCTGGGCGGGGTGGACACCGTCATCCCGGTTGACGCCTGCCACGAGTTGATGTTCAGCGATCCGGAACGTTTGGCGCAGATACTGATCGAGCGATGCCGGTTACGGGGGTAA
- a CDS encoding LLM class F420-dependent oxidoreductase, which yields MRYNLMFPMRAVKHWNRWCEGVAIGEIARLVEDAGFDAFSMSEHPYPDREWLARGGHHAFDPFVSLSFAAAATTRIRLMTYILVSGYRNPYLTAKAAASFDLLSGGRFTLGTGAGYLKTEFQALGADFDRRGALLDEAIAAWRATWAGVDHDGPEFGVSGHVALPPPLTTGGPPIWIGGNGAAAQRRVIEVADGWMPMAASGEMAAITRARPLEDIETLGEWVAKVNKHRAESGRDAADVAFVPFEAHLLASGDCTGFCAAVRPRLDAYAEAGVTWITIEPASRSFTDFRTDIDVLSSQLIDR from the coding sequence GTGCGGTACAACCTGATGTTCCCGATGCGGGCCGTCAAGCACTGGAACCGGTGGTGCGAGGGCGTAGCCATCGGTGAGATCGCACGACTGGTGGAAGATGCTGGCTTCGATGCGTTCTCGATGTCCGAACACCCGTACCCCGACCGGGAGTGGCTGGCCCGCGGCGGCCACCACGCCTTCGACCCATTCGTGTCGCTGAGCTTCGCCGCGGCCGCCACCACCCGCATCCGATTGATGACCTACATTCTGGTGTCGGGTTATCGCAACCCGTATCTGACGGCCAAAGCGGCTGCGAGCTTCGATCTGCTCTCCGGGGGTCGGTTCACACTGGGCACGGGAGCCGGCTACCTCAAGACCGAATTCCAGGCGCTGGGCGCCGATTTCGACCGGCGCGGCGCGCTGCTCGACGAGGCAATCGCCGCCTGGAGGGCGACCTGGGCGGGGGTCGACCACGACGGGCCGGAGTTCGGGGTGAGCGGACATGTCGCGCTGCCGCCGCCGCTGACGACGGGTGGTCCGCCGATCTGGATCGGCGGCAACGGCGCGGCCGCGCAGCGCCGGGTCATCGAGGTCGCGGACGGCTGGATGCCTATGGCCGCGTCCGGCGAGATGGCCGCGATTACCCGCGCCCGGCCCCTGGAAGACATCGAGACGCTTGGCGAGTGGGTCGCGAAAGTGAACAAGCACCGCGCGGAGTCCGGCCGCGACGCTGCCGACGTCGCCTTCGTCCCGTTCGAAGCACACCTGCTGGCCAGCGGCGACTGCACCGGATTTTGTGCCGCGGTGCGCCCCCGGCTGGACGCCTACGCCGAGGCGGGCGTCACGTGGATCACCATCGAGCCGGCCAGCAGAAGCTTCACCGACTTCCGTACCGACATCGACGTGCTGAGCTCCCAGTTAATCGACCGATGA
- a CDS encoding acyl-CoA dehydrogenase family protein, protein MAEEPSGAWQLPEELVMLRDTVRRFMAAQVHPLEEKLDHDAVGLPRELLVQLQAKARELGLWALQTPAGYGGAGLSVLGQVVVAEEAAKCRMGAFFPALGAFGGNPPNVMFKASAEQFDRYAKPIIDGTMSKAYTAITEASGGSDPARAIKLKAVRDGDGYLLNGSKMWISHAPDADWGVIYARTGEGRQGISAFILEKNTPGVTFSRIPVMASFAPYELHFDNVRVPAEQLIGSEGQGFSLATEFLVHGRIVYGAGPIGIAQSALDMTCQWAKDRDVFGGRLADKQGVKWMLADSEVDLRAARLLVYQAAWNADLGRDVRVDASAAKMFATEAAYRVLDRCIQIHGALGISTELPLERWFRDLRVKRLGEGATEVQREVIARSLVK, encoded by the coding sequence ATGGCCGAAGAGCCTTCTGGCGCATGGCAGCTGCCCGAAGAGCTGGTGATGCTGCGCGATACGGTGCGGCGGTTCATGGCTGCGCAGGTGCATCCGCTCGAAGAGAAGCTAGACCACGACGCGGTCGGGTTACCTCGCGAACTACTCGTGCAGTTGCAGGCGAAAGCCAGGGAGCTCGGGCTGTGGGCGCTGCAGACGCCGGCGGGCTACGGCGGCGCCGGGCTCAGCGTGCTTGGGCAAGTCGTGGTCGCCGAAGAAGCCGCGAAATGCCGTATGGGAGCGTTCTTTCCAGCGCTCGGCGCCTTCGGCGGCAACCCGCCTAACGTCATGTTCAAGGCGTCTGCGGAGCAGTTCGACAGATACGCCAAGCCCATCATCGACGGCACCATGTCCAAGGCGTACACCGCAATCACCGAGGCTTCCGGCGGGTCGGATCCGGCCCGGGCGATCAAACTCAAGGCGGTGCGTGACGGCGACGGCTACCTGCTCAACGGTTCGAAGATGTGGATCTCGCACGCCCCCGATGCCGACTGGGGAGTGATCTATGCCCGGACCGGCGAAGGGCGCCAGGGCATCTCGGCCTTCATTCTCGAGAAGAACACCCCCGGAGTAACGTTCAGCCGCATCCCGGTGATGGCGTCCTTCGCCCCTTACGAGCTGCACTTCGACAATGTTCGGGTCCCAGCCGAGCAGCTGATCGGTAGTGAGGGACAGGGCTTTTCGTTGGCCACCGAGTTCCTGGTGCACGGCCGTATCGTGTATGGGGCCGGGCCGATCGGCATCGCGCAGAGCGCACTGGACATGACCTGCCAGTGGGCCAAGGATCGAGACGTCTTCGGCGGCAGACTCGCTGACAAGCAGGGGGTCAAGTGGATGCTTGCGGACAGCGAGGTCGACCTGCGGGCCGCCCGGCTGCTGGTCTACCAAGCCGCGTGGAACGCCGACCTCGGACGCGACGTCCGGGTAGACGCCTCGGCGGCCAAGATGTTCGCCACCGAGGCCGCGTACCGAGTTCTGGACCGCTGCATCCAAATTCACGGTGCACTGGGAATCTCCACCGAACTGCCGCTGGAACGATGGTTTCGCGACCTGCGGGTCAAGCGACTGGGTGAAGGCGCCACCGAGGTCCAGCGCGAAGTCATCGCGCGATCACTGGTGAAATAG
- a CDS encoding flavin reductase family protein, translated as MTLDIAAADKVLAGLRPFPVAVTTIDDGVANGLMSLSAGSASIVPELPRATVSLTKYNKTHDMLINSGVFVMHMLSAGPDEIDKSMEILMTLGGSSGRDGDKMSTLRTKPGVTGAPILLDAHSYVECRITGSLDNDENTIFVGDVVAAEVFSSAQRLRIGEAWGKLPPEWIEQYEANHKPQLQSARDLRAAAAARV; from the coding sequence ATGACGCTAGATATCGCGGCCGCCGACAAGGTGCTGGCCGGACTGCGGCCATTTCCGGTGGCAGTCACCACGATTGACGATGGAGTCGCTAACGGGCTGATGTCGCTGTCAGCCGGCTCAGCCAGCATCGTGCCCGAACTGCCCCGCGCTACGGTCAGCCTGACCAAATACAACAAGACCCACGACATGCTGATCAACTCCGGCGTCTTCGTGATGCATATGCTGTCGGCCGGACCGGACGAGATCGACAAGTCAATGGAGATCCTGATGACCCTCGGCGGCAGTTCGGGCCGTGACGGCGACAAGATGTCGACCTTGCGCACCAAGCCCGGCGTCACGGGTGCGCCGATCCTGCTTGACGCACACAGCTACGTCGAGTGCCGCATCACCGGGTCGTTGGACAACGACGAGAACACCATCTTCGTCGGAGACGTCGTGGCCGCGGAGGTGTTCAGCTCGGCGCAACGGCTGCGGATCGGTGAAGCATGGGGCAAGCTGCCACCCGAGTGGATAGAGCAGTACGAGGCGAACCACAAGCCCCAACTGCAGAGCGCACGCGACCTGCGGGCGGCAGCAGCGGCGCGGGTCTGA